A stretch of Pseudomonas sp. LS.1a DNA encodes these proteins:
- a CDS encoding LON peptidase substrate-binding domain-containing protein — protein sequence MTLPLFPLNTVLFPGCFLDLQIFEARYLDMIGRCMKRGEGFGVVCILEGEQVGKAPPVVASIGCEAVIRDFVQQDNGLLGIRVEGVRRFNLESTEVQKDQLLVGQVQWLPEQADSPLLEADEDLLALLVALGEHPMVEALDMPRPVDGRQALSNQLAYLLPFMEEDKLDLLSLDSPQERLGEIQKLLERIQGELFA from the coding sequence ATGACGCTACCGCTGTTTCCCCTCAATACCGTGCTGTTTCCTGGTTGTTTCCTCGATTTGCAGATTTTCGAGGCGCGCTACCTGGACATGATCGGGCGCTGCATGAAGCGGGGCGAAGGTTTTGGTGTGGTGTGCATCCTGGAAGGCGAGCAGGTTGGCAAGGCACCGCCGGTGGTCGCCTCGATCGGCTGCGAGGCGGTGATCCGCGATTTCGTGCAGCAGGATAACGGCTTGCTGGGTATCCGCGTGGAAGGTGTGCGGCGCTTCAACCTGGAAAGCACCGAAGTGCAAAAGGACCAGCTGCTGGTGGGGCAGGTGCAATGGTTGCCGGAGCAGGCGGACAGCCCGTTGCTCGAGGCGGACGAAGACCTGCTGGCGTTGCTGGTGGCCCTGGGCGAGCACCCCATGGTCGAAGCGCTGGACATGCCGCGCCCGGTGGATGGGCGCCAGGCGTTGTCCAATCAGTTGGCGTACCTGCTGCCGTTCATGGAAGAGGACAAGCTGGATTTGCTGAGCCTCGACTCGCCGCAGGAGCGGTTGGGGGAAATCCAGAAGCTGCTGGAGCGGATTCAGGGCGAGCTGTTTGCCTGA
- a CDS encoding LrgB family protein, translated as MMLDWQGALDAVVHHPLFGIGITLGAYQLVLAAYEKTRWIFLQPVLVSMLLVIGVLLVCGIDYSEYRKSTGIMNILLGPATVALAVPLYLNLRRIRQLFWPTFTTLVVGGLFATLFCLLLGWWFGAEHMILMTMAPKSVTSPIAMLVAEQIGGVAALAAVFVLITGVIGAIFGPALLSRFGVHSPEARGMSLGVTAHAVGTSVALQESDECGAFAALAMSLMGVATAVFLPLAVSLVA; from the coding sequence ATGATGCTTGACTGGCAAGGCGCGCTGGATGCGGTCGTTCATCATCCCTTGTTCGGTATCGGCATCACGCTTGGGGCCTACCAGTTGGTGCTGGCGGCCTACGAGAAGACCCGCTGGATCTTCCTGCAGCCGGTACTGGTATCGATGTTGCTGGTGATCGGCGTGTTGCTGGTGTGTGGCATTGACTACAGCGAGTACCGCAAGAGCACCGGAATCATGAACATCCTGCTAGGGCCTGCCACCGTGGCCCTGGCCGTGCCGCTCTACCTCAACCTGCGGCGTATCCGGCAGCTGTTCTGGCCCACATTTACTACGCTGGTAGTCGGAGGCCTGTTCGCCACGCTGTTCTGCCTGTTGCTGGGCTGGTGGTTCGGTGCCGAGCACATGATCCTGATGACCATGGCGCCGAAGTCGGTGACCTCGCCGATCGCCATGCTGGTGGCCGAGCAGATTGGTGGCGTGGCGGCCCTGGCGGCGGTGTTCGTGCTGATTACCGGGGTGATCGGGGCAATCTTCGGCCCGGCGCTGCTGAGCCGCTTTGGCGTGCATAGCCCCGAGGCGCGCGGCATGTCGCTGGGCGTGACGGCGCACGCGGTGGGCACTTCAGTGGCCCTGCAGGAAAGTGACGAATGCGGCGCCTTTGCCGCGCTGGCGATGAGCCTGATGGGGGTGGCCACGGCGGTGTTCCTGCCGCTGGCGGTCAGCCTGGTGGCTTGA
- the purH gene encoding bifunctional phosphoribosylaminoimidazolecarboxamide formyltransferase/IMP cyclohydrolase, whose product MTDQTTRLPVRRALISVSDKTGILEFARELQQLGVEILSTGGTYKLLKDNGVNAVEVADYTGFAEMMDGRVKTLHPKIHGGILGRRGTDDAIMNEHGIKPIDLVAVNLYPFEATISKPGCDLPTAIENIDIGGPTMVRSAAKNHKDVAIVVNASDYAGIVEGLKAGGLTYAQRFDLMLKAFEHTAAYDGMIANYMGTIDQAKETLSTEGRSEFPRTFNSQFVKAQEMRYGENPHQSAAFYVEAKKGEASVSTAIQLQGKELSFNNVADTDAALECVKSFVKPACVIVKHANPCGVAVVPEDEGGIRKAYDLAYATDTESAFGGIIAFNRELDGETAKAIVDRQFVEVIIAPKISQAARDVVAAKQNVRLLECGEWPAERAAGWDFKRVNGGLLVQSRDIGMITADDLKIVTKRAPTEQEIHDLVFAWKVAKFVKSNAIVYAKQRQTIGVGAGQMSRVNSARIAAIKAEHAGLQVQGAVMASDAFFPFRDGIDNAAKVGISAVIQPGGSMRDAEVIAAADEAGIAMVFTGMRHFRH is encoded by the coding sequence ATGACCGACCAGACTACCCGCCTGCCAGTCCGCCGCGCCCTGATCAGCGTCTCCGACAAGACCGGTATCCTCGAATTCGCCCGTGAGCTGCAGCAGCTCGGTGTCGAGATCCTGTCCACCGGCGGCACCTACAAGCTGCTCAAGGACAACGGCGTCAACGCGGTGGAAGTGGCCGACTACACCGGCTTCGCCGAAATGATGGATGGCCGGGTCAAGACCCTGCACCCGAAAATCCACGGTGGCATCCTCGGCCGCCGCGGCACCGACGACGCCATCATGAACGAGCACGGCATCAAGCCGATCGACCTGGTAGCGGTCAACCTGTACCCGTTCGAAGCGACCATTTCCAAACCTGGCTGTGACCTGCCGACCGCCATCGAGAACATCGACATCGGCGGCCCGACCATGGTCCGTTCGGCTGCCAAGAACCACAAGGACGTGGCCATCGTGGTCAACGCCAGCGACTACGCCGGCATCGTCGAAGGCCTCAAGGCCGGCGGCCTGACCTACGCCCAGCGCTTCGACCTGATGCTCAAGGCGTTCGAGCACACCGCTGCCTACGACGGCATGATCGCCAACTACATGGGCACCATCGACCAGGCCAAAGAGACCCTGAGCACTGAAGGCCGCAGCGAATTCCCGCGCACCTTCAACAGCCAGTTCGTCAAGGCCCAGGAAATGCGCTACGGCGAGAACCCGCACCAGAGCGCGGCGTTCTACGTAGAAGCGAAAAAAGGCGAAGCCAGCGTTTCCACCGCCATCCAGCTGCAGGGCAAGGAACTGTCGTTCAACAACGTGGCCGACACCGACGCCGCACTGGAGTGCGTGAAGAGCTTCGTCAAGCCGGCCTGCGTCATCGTCAAGCACGCCAACCCGTGCGGCGTGGCCGTGGTGCCTGAAGACGAAGGCGGCATCCGCAAGGCCTACGACCTGGCCTACGCCACCGACACCGAGTCGGCGTTCGGCGGCATCATCGCCTTCAACCGCGAGCTGGACGGCGAAACCGCCAAGGCCATCGTCGACCGCCAGTTCGTCGAAGTGATCATCGCGCCGAAAATCTCCCAGGCTGCCCGCGACGTGGTTGCCGCCAAGCAGAACGTACGCCTGCTGGAATGCGGCGAGTGGCCAGCCGAGCGCGCTGCCGGTTGGGACTTCAAGCGCGTCAACGGTGGCCTGCTGGTGCAGAGCCGCGATATCGGCATGATCACTGCCGATGACCTGAAGATCGTCACCAAGCGTGCACCGACCGAGCAAGAGATCCACGACCTGGTATTTGCCTGGAAAGTGGCCAAGTTCGTCAAGTCCAATGCCATTGTCTACGCCAAGCAGCGCCAGACCATCGGCGTCGGCGCCGGCCAGATGAGCCGCGTCAACTCCGCACGCATTGCTGCAATCAAGGCCGAGCATGCCGGCCTGCAGGTGCAGGGCGCAGTCATGGCATCGGATGCGTTCTTCCCGTTCCGTGATGGCATCGACAATGCGGCTAAAGTGGGTATCAGCGCCGTGATCCAGCCAGGTGGTTCGATGCGTGATGCCGAGGTCATCGCCGCTGCCGACGAGGCAGGTATCGCGATGGTCTTCACCGGTATGCGCCACTTCCGCCACTAA
- a CDS encoding CidA/LrgA family protein: MLLRGLTWLVLFQLLGTAINHLLVPFLPGPIIGLLLLLSFLMARGEVGKPLNEAASSLLRYLPLLLVPPAVGVMVYAKDIAADFWAIAGALLISCLVTLVFVGVLMQKLIHRQGRREEQP, from the coding sequence ATGCTACTGCGTGGTTTGACTTGGCTGGTGCTGTTCCAGCTGCTGGGGACGGCAATCAATCACCTGTTGGTGCCGTTTCTGCCGGGGCCGATCATTGGCCTGTTGCTGCTGTTGTCCTTCCTCATGGCCCGTGGTGAGGTCGGCAAGCCGCTGAACGAGGCCGCCAGCAGCCTGCTGCGTTACCTGCCGTTATTGCTGGTGCCGCCGGCGGTGGGGGTGATGGTGTATGCCAAGGACATTGCTGCCGACTTCTGGGCCATTGCCGGTGCCTTGCTGATCTCCTGCCTGGTGACCCTGGTGTTCGTCGGCGTGTTGATGCAAAAGCTCATCCACCGCCAAGGCCGGCGCGAGGAGCAGCCATGA
- a CDS encoding DUF3426 domain-containing protein, which yields MTDSFVTQCPHCQTSFRVTHHQLSVARGVVRCGHCLQVFNAARQLLEQSRPGAAGTPVVPAPVPAEPDKPVVEPAAAPEPASSERSFNPDEDWALTTQALDALDLDKELERLERRSQTAPARPANQDDGLQARRDELQPDEHVDDLFGTATDEPFEAQKAAEPEPVLLQELELDLEPTPGERTEPTLGGNLDLDIDDEPPVRRAAEIDDHPEFNEPLRASDDNVPEQGLSARDDEPLELHLSARDDDPVEPLPGERLEPGLAGKAERPARKEPLVDVVDDPLQLDWEKPAPNWGKRLLWGFLTLLAAGLLAFQYVWFHFDEMARQDQYRPLFQQICPLVGCEVPTRVDIARIKSSNLVVRSHPDFKGALIVDAIIYNRAPFAQPFPLLELRFADLNGQLIASRRFKPSEYLSGELAGRGEMPSQTPIHIALDILDPGPKAVNYSLSFRSPE from the coding sequence ATGACCGACAGTTTCGTCACCCAGTGCCCGCATTGCCAGACCAGCTTTCGCGTCACCCACCACCAATTGAGCGTGGCCCGTGGTGTGGTGCGCTGCGGCCACTGCCTGCAGGTGTTCAACGCCGCCAGGCAGTTGCTGGAACAGAGCCGTCCCGGGGCGGCCGGCACACCTGTGGTGCCAGCACCGGTACCTGCGGAACCTGACAAACCGGTGGTCGAGCCAGCAGCCGCCCCTGAGCCTGCCAGCAGCGAGCGCAGCTTCAACCCTGACGAGGACTGGGCGCTCACGACCCAGGCGCTGGACGCCCTTGACCTCGACAAGGAGCTGGAGCGCCTGGAGCGTCGCAGCCAAACGGCCCCGGCACGCCCGGCCAACCAGGATGACGGGCTGCAGGCACGGCGCGACGAGTTGCAGCCGGACGAGCATGTCGATGACTTGTTCGGCACGGCCACCGACGAGCCTTTCGAGGCACAGAAGGCAGCCGAGCCCGAGCCCGTGCTGCTGCAGGAGCTGGAGCTGGACCTGGAGCCCACCCCCGGCGAGCGCACCGAGCCGACCTTGGGCGGCAACCTGGACCTGGACATCGATGACGAGCCACCGGTACGCCGTGCCGCCGAAATCGATGACCACCCTGAATTCAACGAGCCGCTGCGCGCCAGTGATGACAACGTTCCGGAGCAGGGCCTGAGCGCCCGCGATGACGAGCCGCTGGAACTGCACCTGTCGGCGCGCGATGACGACCCTGTCGAGCCGCTGCCCGGCGAACGCCTGGAGCCGGGCCTTGCCGGCAAAGCCGAGCGCCCGGCGCGCAAGGAGCCGCTGGTCGATGTGGTCGACGACCCGCTGCAACTGGACTGGGAAAAGCCCGCGCCCAACTGGGGCAAGCGCCTGCTGTGGGGCTTCCTGACCCTGCTCGCTGCTGGCCTGCTGGCATTCCAGTACGTATGGTTCCACTTCGACGAAATGGCCCGCCAGGACCAGTACCGGCCGCTCTTCCAGCAAATCTGCCCGTTGGTCGGTTGCGAGGTGCCGACCCGCGTCGATATCGCCCGAATCAAGAGCAGCAACCTGGTGGTACGCAGCCATCCGGACTTCAAGGGCGCGCTGATCGTCGATGCGATCATCTACAACCGCGCACCGTTCGCCCAGCCGTTCCCGCTGCTGGAGCTGCGCTTTGCCGACCTCAATGGCCAACTGATCGCCAGCCGTCGCTTCAAGCCCAGCGAGTACCTGTCGGGTGAACTGGCCGGGCGTGGCGAGATGCCCAGCCAGACCCCGATCCATATCGCCCTGGACATCCTCGACCCGGGGCCGAAGGCCGTGAATTACAGCCTGAGCTTCCGTTCGCCGGAATAA
- a CDS encoding bifunctional DedA family/phosphatase PAP2 family protein, with protein MGQWLDSLTGWLSANPQWLGLAIFLVACIECLAIAGIIVPGTVLLFAVAVLAGSGAFSLGETLLLGFLGGLVGDALSYTVGKYFHQNIRRLPLLRHHPEWIGSAEAYFQRYGIASLLVGRFIGPLRPMLPMVAGMFDMPLPRFIAVSLVAGAGWAVAYLLPGWATGAAMRLPLPEGFWLDAGIIAGTLAVIIGLSLNTSLRDQRHGTRLIAGMAGVALAGVFLGWPYLHEFDQGVMTLVQEHRSQAIDGAVVLVTRLGDFRTQLFLGGLLTGLLLLARQWRHAMFAAGALMGTALANGTLKWLFARARPEVLSDPLTSYSMPSGHSSASFAFFLVMAVLAGRGQPPRMRLTWVMLGCIPALAIALSRVYLGAHWPTDILAGALLACCVCALSLTLVQRHQTLPALPLRVWWLVLPACVALLTFFALHALPQALLRYQY; from the coding sequence ATGGGCCAATGGCTCGACAGCCTGACCGGCTGGCTCAGCGCCAACCCGCAGTGGCTTGGCCTGGCGATTTTCCTGGTGGCCTGCATCGAATGCCTGGCCATTGCCGGCATTATCGTGCCAGGCACCGTGCTGCTGTTCGCCGTCGCGGTACTGGCCGGCAGCGGCGCCTTCAGCCTGGGCGAAACACTGCTGCTGGGCTTTCTCGGTGGCCTGGTGGGCGATGCCTTGTCGTACACGGTGGGCAAGTACTTCCACCAGAACATCCGCCGCCTGCCGCTGCTACGTCATCATCCGGAATGGATCGGCAGCGCTGAGGCCTATTTCCAGCGCTATGGCATCGCCAGCCTGCTGGTAGGGCGCTTCATCGGGCCGCTGCGGCCGATGCTGCCGATGGTCGCCGGCATGTTCGACATGCCGCTGCCACGCTTCATCGCCGTCAGCCTGGTGGCCGGTGCCGGCTGGGCGGTGGCCTACCTGCTGCCCGGCTGGGCTACCGGCGCGGCCATGCGCCTGCCCTTGCCGGAAGGCTTCTGGCTGGATGCCGGGATCATCGCCGGCACCCTGGCGGTCATCATCGGGCTGAGCCTGAACACCAGCCTCCGCGATCAACGCCACGGCACCCGACTGATTGCCGGCATGGCTGGCGTCGCCCTGGCCGGAGTCTTCCTCGGCTGGCCCTACCTGCACGAATTCGACCAGGGCGTGATGACTCTGGTGCAGGAGCACCGCAGCCAGGCCATCGATGGTGCTGTGGTGCTGGTGACCCGGCTGGGCGATTTCCGCACCCAGCTGTTCCTCGGCGGCCTGCTGACAGGCCTGCTGCTGCTTGCCCGGCAATGGCGACATGCCATGTTCGCTGCGGGCGCACTGATGGGGACGGCGCTTGCCAACGGTACACTGAAATGGCTGTTTGCCCGGGCCCGGCCGGAAGTGCTGAGCGACCCGTTGACCAGTTACAGCATGCCGAGCGGGCACAGTTCGGCGTCATTTGCGTTCTTCCTGGTAATGGCGGTGCTGGCCGGACGCGGGCAGCCGCCGCGGATGCGCCTGACCTGGGTGATGCTGGGCTGCATTCCGGCACTGGCGATTGCCCTGTCACGGGTGTACCTGGGGGCGCACTGGCCGACCGACATCCTCGCCGGGGCTTTGCTGGCGTGCTGTGTGTGCGCGCTCAGCCTGACACTGGTGCAGCGTCATCAGACCCTGCCGGCCTTGCCGCTGCGGGTGTGGTGGCTGGTGTTGCCGGCGTGTGTCGCGTTGCTGACCTTCTTTGCCCTGCATGCGTTGCCGCAGGCTTTGCTGCGGTATCAATATTGA
- the dusB gene encoding tRNA dihydrouridine synthase DusB, whose translation MSAVRIGPYTLRNNLILAPMAGVTDQPFRTLCQRLGAGMVVSEMVSSDMSLWNSRKSSLRRIHDGDPEPRSVQIAGGDAQMMAAAAQANVEAGAQIIDINMGCPAKKVCNKAAGSALLRDEALVSEILHAVVGAVDVPVTLKIRTGWDRANKNGLNVARIAEQAGIQALAVHGRTRADLYTGEAEYDTIAAIKQAVSIPVFANGDISSPEKARAVLDATGVDGLLIGRAAQGRPWIFREIEHYLRTGEHLPAPQLDEVERILLEHLAALHAFYGDVMGVRIARKHVGWYLATRPGGKEFRSRFNALEDTQAQCANVRAFFSERRQSLETEDGQGVAA comes from the coding sequence ATGTCGGCGGTACGCATCGGCCCATACACACTACGTAACAACCTGATCCTCGCGCCCATGGCCGGGGTCACGGACCAACCTTTCCGTACGCTTTGCCAGCGCCTGGGCGCCGGCATGGTGGTGTCGGAAATGGTCTCCAGCGACATGAGCCTGTGGAACAGCCGCAAGTCGAGCCTGCGCCGCATCCATGATGGTGATCCCGAGCCACGCTCGGTGCAGATCGCCGGTGGTGATGCACAGATGATGGCAGCGGCGGCACAGGCCAACGTCGAAGCAGGCGCCCAGATCATTGATATCAACATGGGCTGCCCGGCAAAAAAAGTCTGCAACAAAGCCGCAGGCTCTGCTTTATTGAGAGATGAAGCCTTGGTCAGCGAGATCCTCCACGCCGTGGTCGGCGCCGTGGACGTCCCGGTGACCCTGAAGATCCGCACCGGTTGGGACCGGGCGAACAAGAACGGCCTGAACGTGGCGAGGATCGCCGAGCAGGCCGGCATCCAGGCGCTGGCGGTGCATGGCCGCACACGCGCCGACCTGTACACCGGCGAAGCCGAATACGACACCATCGCTGCCATCAAGCAGGCGGTGTCGATCCCGGTTTTTGCCAACGGCGATATCTCCTCGCCAGAAAAAGCCCGGGCGGTGCTGGACGCCACCGGGGTCGATGGCCTGTTGATCGGCCGGGCCGCCCAGGGGCGGCCATGGATCTTTCGCGAGATCGAGCATTACCTGCGCACTGGTGAACACCTGCCAGCGCCGCAGCTGGACGAAGTGGAACGCATCCTGCTGGAACATCTGGCCGCGCTGCATGCCTTCTATGGCGATGTGATGGGCGTACGTATCGCCCGCAAGCACGTTGGCTGGTATCTGGCAACACGACCCGGCGGCAAGGAGTTTCGCTCCCGGTTCAACGCTTTGGAAGACACACAAGCGCAGTGCGCCAACGTTCGCGCGTTTTTCAGCGAACGTCGACAGAGCCTTGAGACAGAGGACGGACAAGGGGTGGCCGCATGA
- a CDS encoding MaoC family dehydratase, translating to MPYVPVTELSQYVGKELGRSAWLKIDQQRINLFAEATGDFQFIHVDPEKAAKTPFGSTIAHGFLTLSLIPKLIEDILILPEGLKMVVNYGLDSVRFIQPVKVDSQVRLKVDLAEVTEKRPGQWLLKAIATLEIDGEEKPAYIAESLSLCFV from the coding sequence ATGCCCTATGTACCGGTTACAGAGCTTTCGCAGTACGTTGGTAAGGAACTGGGCCGCTCGGCCTGGCTGAAGATCGACCAGCAGCGCATCAACCTGTTCGCCGAAGCCACGGGCGATTTCCAGTTCATCCACGTCGACCCGGAAAAGGCGGCGAAAACCCCGTTTGGCAGCACGATCGCCCACGGTTTCCTGACGTTGTCACTGATCCCCAAGCTGATCGAGGACATCCTGATCCTGCCGGAGGGGCTGAAGATGGTGGTGAACTACGGGCTGGACAGCGTGCGATTCATCCAGCCGGTCAAGGTCGACAGCCAGGTGCGGCTGAAGGTGGACCTGGCCGAGGTGACGGAGAAAAGGCCGGGGCAATGGCTGCTCAAGGCGATTGCCACGCTGGAGATCGACGGTGAAGAGAAGCCTGCCTACATAGCCGAGTCGCTTTCCCTCTGCTTTGTCTGA
- the fis gene encoding DNA-binding transcriptional regulator Fis has protein sequence MTMMTETFVSGTTPVSDNANLKQHLNTPSEEGQTLRDSVEKALHNYFAHLEGATVTDVYNLVLSEVEAPLLESVMNYVKGNQTKASEMLGLNRGTLRKKLKQYDLL, from the coding sequence ATGACGATGATGACCGAGACATTTGTGAGTGGAACAACGCCCGTGAGCGACAACGCCAACCTGAAACAGCACCTCAATACGCCGAGCGAAGAGGGCCAGACCCTTCGCGACAGCGTCGAGAAGGCGCTGCACAACTACTTCGCCCACCTGGAAGGCGCGACCGTGACGGACGTGTACAACCTGGTGCTCTCCGAAGTCGAGGCGCCCCTGCTCGAAAGCGTGATGAACTACGTGAAGGGCAACCAGACCAAGGCCAGCGAGATGCTCGGGCTGAACCGAGGCACCCTGCGCAAGAAGCTCAAGCAGTACGATTTGTTGTAA
- the purD gene encoding phosphoribosylamine--glycine ligase, with amino-acid sequence MKVLIIGSGGREHALAWKVAQDPRVEKVFVAPGNAGTAIEAKCENVAIDVCALEQLADFAEKNVDLTIVGPEAPLVIGVVDLFRSRGLDCFGPTKGAAQLEGSKAFTKDFLARHKIPTADYQNFTEIEPALAYLQEKGAPIVIKADGLAAGKGVIVAMTLEEAEAAVRDMLAGNAFGDAGSRVVIEEFLDGEEASFIVMVDGQNVLPMATSQDHKRVGDQDTGPNTGGMGAYSPAPVVTAEVHQRVMDQVIWPTVRGMAEEGNVYTGFLYAGLMIDKAGNPKVIEFNCRFGDPETQPVMLRLESSLVLLVEAAFAKALDKVEAQWDPRPSLGVVLAAGGYPGDYAKGDVINGLDAAAKIEGKVFHAGTSLKDGQVVTNGGRVLCATAMGSTVADAQQQAYRLAKEVSWNGSFYRTDIGYRAIARERGEHQQ; translated from the coding sequence ATGAAAGTTTTGATCATCGGCAGCGGCGGCCGTGAGCACGCCCTGGCCTGGAAAGTCGCCCAGGATCCACGCGTCGAGAAAGTCTTCGTTGCCCCGGGCAACGCCGGCACCGCCATTGAAGCCAAGTGCGAGAACGTCGCCATCGACGTGTGCGCCCTGGAGCAACTGGCTGACTTCGCCGAGAAGAACGTCGACCTGACCATCGTCGGCCCGGAAGCGCCGCTGGTCATCGGCGTGGTCGACCTGTTCCGCAGCCGCGGCCTGGACTGCTTCGGCCCGACCAAGGGCGCGGCGCAGCTGGAAGGCTCCAAGGCCTTCACCAAGGACTTCCTGGCGCGTCACAAGATCCCGACCGCCGACTACCAGAACTTCACCGAAATCGAGCCGGCGCTGGCCTACCTGCAGGAAAAAGGCGCGCCGATCGTGATCAAGGCCGACGGCCTGGCCGCGGGCAAGGGCGTGATCGTCGCCATGACCCTGGAAGAAGCCGAAGCCGCCGTGCGTGACATGCTGGCCGGCAACGCCTTCGGCGATGCAGGTTCCCGCGTGGTCATCGAGGAGTTCCTCGACGGCGAGGAAGCCAGCTTCATCGTCATGGTCGACGGCCAGAACGTGCTGCCCATGGCCACCAGCCAGGACCACAAGCGCGTCGGCGACCAGGACACCGGCCCGAACACCGGCGGCATGGGTGCCTACTCCCCTGCCCCGGTGGTCACCGCCGAAGTGCACCAGCGCGTGATGGACCAGGTGATCTGGCCGACCGTGCGCGGCATGGCCGAGGAAGGCAACGTCTACACCGGCTTCCTTTACGCCGGCCTGATGATCGACAAGGCGGGCAACCCCAAGGTCATCGAGTTCAACTGCCGCTTCGGCGACCCAGAGACCCAGCCGGTCATGCTGCGCCTGGAGTCGAGCCTGGTACTGCTGGTCGAGGCCGCATTCGCCAAGGCGCTGGACAAGGTCGAAGCGCAGTGGGACCCGCGCCCGAGCCTGGGCGTGGTGCTGGCTGCCGGCGGTTACCCGGGCGACTACGCCAAGGGCGACGTAATCAACGGTCTGGACGCTGCCGCGAAGATCGAAGGCAAGGTGTTCCATGCCGGTACTTCGCTCAAGGATGGCCAAGTGGTCACCAACGGCGGCCGCGTTCTGTGTGCCACCGCCATGGGCAGCACCGTTGCCGACGCGCAGCAGCAGGCTTATCGCCTGGCCAAGGAAGTAAGCTGGAACGGCAGCTTCTACCGCACCGACATCGGCTACCGGGCCATCGCCCGCGAGCGCGGTGAGCACCAGCAGTAA
- the prmA gene encoding 50S ribosomal protein L11 methyltransferase produces MPWLQVRLAISPEQAETYEDALLEVGAVSVTFMDAEDQPIFEPDLNTTPLWSHTHLLALFEADAVPEQVFSHLRLLTGAELPEHQAEVIEDQDWERSWMDNFQPMRFGRRLWIVPSWHEAPEQDAVNLLLDPGLAFGTGTHPTTALCLEWLDGQQLEGTQVLDFGCGSGILAIAALLLGAREAVGTDIDVQAIEASRDNAQRNGIADEKLALYLPEHMPAMQADVLVANILAGPLVSLAPQLSGLVRPGGLLALSGILAEQGEEVAAAYAADFELDPIVVRDGWVRISGRRR; encoded by the coding sequence ATGCCCTGGCTGCAAGTACGCCTGGCCATCAGCCCGGAACAAGCCGAAACCTACGAAGATGCCCTGCTGGAAGTGGGTGCCGTCTCGGTCACGTTCATGGACGCCGAGGATCAACCGATCTTCGAACCAGACCTCAACACCACTCCGCTGTGGTCGCACACCCACCTGCTGGCCCTGTTCGAGGCCGATGCCGTGCCCGAGCAGGTGTTCTCCCACCTGCGCCTGCTGACCGGCGCCGAGCTGCCCGAACACCAGGCCGAGGTGATCGAGGACCAGGACTGGGAACGCAGCTGGATGGACAACTTCCAGCCGATGCGCTTCGGCCGCCGCCTGTGGATCGTGCCCAGCTGGCACGAGGCCCCGGAACAGGACGCGGTAAACCTGCTGCTCGACCCGGGCCTGGCGTTCGGCACTGGCACCCACCCCACCACCGCCCTGTGCCTGGAATGGCTCGACGGCCAGCAGCTCGAAGGCACCCAGGTGCTGGACTTCGGCTGCGGCTCGGGCATTCTGGCCATTGCCGCGCTGCTGCTGGGCGCCCGTGAGGCGGTCGGTACCGACATCGATGTGCAGGCCATCGAGGCTTCGCGCGACAACGCCCAGCGCAACGGCATCGCCGACGAGAAGCTGGCGCTGTACCTGCCCGAGCACATGCCGGCCATGCAGGCCGATGTGCTGGTCGCCAACATCCTCGCCGGCCCGCTGGTGTCGCTGGCACCGCAACTGTCCGGCCTGGTCCGCCCAGGGGGCTTGCTGGCACTGTCGGGCATTCTCGCCGAGCAGGGTGAGGAAGTGGCCGCGGCCTATGCCGCCGACTTCGAGCTGGACCCGATCGTCGTGCGCGACGGCTGGGTACGCATCAGTGGTCGCCGCCGTTAA